In Acidimicrobiia bacterium, one DNA window encodes the following:
- a CDS encoding gamma-glutamyltransferase family protein: MPLSHRYPRAALATPHYLASAAGYATLADGGNAVDAIVAANLALGVVAPYFCGYGGDLFVIVWDGSLSGYLGSGRSPAAATIERVQARAGQAGMPVFGPDSVTVPGAVAGWFDLLDRWGTRTFEQLAQFALRYAEDGFEVTPGGARAIAEGRQMYPGSTAWHGVYGDMQRGDVLRQPALARTIARLASDGPDSYYRGPIGEAIAVAVSESGGDLAPSDLSSHTGEWADPLLAQYREVEIAELPPPTQGVTALEALRILDAVGLPTAAGEREHVMIEATKLALADRDRWVTDPTTMPRSALDLLTDEWVKSRADEIDPARATTPSGGEPQPGGTAYLCAADGDGLLVSLIQSNFVHFGSGVHVAEWGINLNNRGFSFSLDPHRVNAYAPAKRPMHTLIPAMVLRDGQPSLVFGSMGGDAQVPVHVQLLARIIEAGEDPADAVAAPRWRVDPGSWHVRAETRFEADTLEALRAKGHAVTETSAYDISMGHAHAVWPTGSGWGATFDPRSEGAALGL, from the coding sequence GTGCCGTTGAGTCATCGATACCCGCGCGCCGCGTTGGCGACTCCGCACTACCTCGCGTCGGCAGCCGGCTACGCCACCCTCGCCGACGGCGGGAACGCAGTGGACGCAATCGTGGCCGCGAACCTCGCGCTCGGCGTGGTCGCGCCGTACTTCTGTGGCTACGGGGGCGACCTGTTCGTCATCGTGTGGGACGGCTCGCTCAGTGGCTACCTCGGGTCGGGACGGTCTCCCGCGGCGGCGACGATCGAGCGGGTGCAGGCTCGGGCGGGGCAGGCAGGGATGCCCGTGTTCGGTCCCGATTCGGTCACGGTCCCGGGTGCGGTGGCCGGCTGGTTCGACCTCCTCGATCGCTGGGGAACCCGAACCTTCGAGCAGCTGGCCCAGTTCGCGCTGCGCTATGCCGAAGACGGGTTCGAAGTCACGCCCGGCGGCGCGCGAGCCATCGCCGAGGGGCGTCAGATGTACCCCGGCTCGACGGCATGGCACGGCGTGTACGGCGACATGCAACGTGGTGACGTGCTGCGTCAGCCGGCGCTGGCCCGAACGATCGCGCGCCTGGCGAGCGACGGACCCGACTCCTACTACCGAGGGCCGATCGGGGAGGCCATCGCCGTCGCGGTGAGCGAGAGCGGCGGCGACCTCGCACCGTCCGACCTCTCGTCGCACACCGGCGAATGGGCAGACCCACTCCTCGCGCAGTACCGCGAGGTGGAAATCGCCGAGCTTCCCCCGCCGACCCAAGGTGTCACTGCGCTCGAGGCTTTGCGCATCCTCGACGCCGTGGGCTTGCCGACCGCGGCTGGCGAGCGTGAGCACGTGATGATCGAGGCGACGAAGCTCGCGCTCGCCGACCGCGACCGTTGGGTGACCGACCCAACGACGATGCCGAGATCCGCGCTCGACTTGCTCACCGACGAGTGGGTGAAGTCCCGCGCGGACGAGATCGATCCGGCCCGAGCGACAACTCCCAGCGGAGGTGAACCGCAGCCCGGAGGGACCGCGTACCTGTGCGCGGCAGACGGCGACGGTCTGCTCGTGAGCCTCATCCAGTCGAACTTCGTCCACTTCGGATCGGGCGTCCACGTGGCGGAGTGGGGGATCAACCTCAACAACCGCGGCTTCTCGTTCTCACTCGATCCGCACCGCGTAAACGCGTATGCGCCGGCCAAGCGGCCGATGCACACCTTGATCCCGGCCATGGTCCTCCGGGACGGACAACCGAGCCTGGTGTTCGGGAGCATGGGTGGCGATGCGCAGGTGCCGGTGCATGTGCAGCTGCTCGCGCGGATCATCGAGGCAGGGGAGGATCCCGCCGACGCCGTCGCGGCTCCGCGGTGGCGAGTCGATCCCGGTTCGTGGCACGTGCGCGCCGAGACGCGCTTCGAAGCGGACACGCTGGAGGCGTTGCGCGCGAAGGGCCACGCGGTCACCGAGACGAGCGCGTACGACATCAGCATGGGGCACGCACACGCCGTCTGGCCGACTGGCAGCGGATGGGGTGCCACGTTCGATCCTCGCTCGGAGGGTGCCGCGCTCGGCTTGTGA
- a CDS encoding MoxR family ATPase, whose amino-acid sequence MTDVKNVDEVREALAAHDYLADEGLATAIFLALRLERPLLLEGEAGVGKTEVAKVLARWTGGELVRLQCYEGIDAAQAVYEWDYSRQLLHLRASEAGGGPVDEDELYSERFLVRRPLLRAIAHSGNQPPVLLVDEVDRADDEFEAFLLEILSDYAITIPELGTFRAESPPIVVVTSNRTRDVHDALKRRCLYHWIGHPDFERELAILRVRAPDVREELARQVAGAVEALRDLDLYKPPGVAETIDWAQAVAALGSTTLDAATVDVTLGTVLKYREDQERARAHGLELLVQAAATTNRAS is encoded by the coding sequence GTGACCGACGTGAAGAACGTCGACGAAGTGCGCGAGGCACTCGCCGCGCACGACTATCTCGCCGACGAGGGCCTCGCCACGGCGATCTTCCTCGCGCTTCGACTCGAACGGCCGCTGCTGCTCGAAGGTGAGGCCGGTGTCGGCAAGACCGAAGTCGCCAAGGTGCTCGCACGCTGGACCGGCGGTGAGCTCGTTCGCCTCCAGTGCTACGAGGGCATCGACGCGGCGCAGGCCGTCTACGAATGGGACTACTCGCGTCAGCTGCTCCATCTCCGGGCGAGCGAGGCTGGTGGAGGCCCGGTCGACGAGGACGAGCTGTACTCCGAGCGGTTCCTCGTGCGGCGCCCGCTCTTGCGCGCCATCGCCCACAGCGGGAACCAGCCGCCGGTGCTCCTCGTCGACGAAGTCGACCGGGCGGACGACGAGTTCGAGGCGTTCCTGCTCGAGATCCTGTCTGACTACGCGATCACGATCCCCGAGCTCGGCACCTTCCGAGCCGAATCACCTCCGATCGTGGTGGTCACGTCGAATCGCACGCGCGACGTCCACGATGCGCTGAAGCGCCGCTGCCTGTACCACTGGATCGGACACCCCGACTTCGAGCGCGAGCTTGCGATCCTCAGAGTGCGGGCGCCGGACGTGCGCGAGGAGCTCGCGCGCCAGGTCGCGGGTGCCGTGGAAGCACTGCGCGACCTCGACCTCTACAAGCCACCCGGCGTGGCCGAGACGATCGACTGGGCCCAAGCTGTCGCCGCGCTCGGGTCGACCACGCTCGATGCGGCAACCGTCGACGTCACGCTCGGCACGGTCCTGAAGTACCGCGAGGATCAGGAGCGCGCCCGCGCCCATGGGCTCGAGCTGCTGGTCCAGGCCGCAGCCACCACCAACCGTGCCTCCTGA